A part of Limihaloglobus sulfuriphilus genomic DNA contains:
- the gyrA gene encoding DNA gyrase subunit A: MSNEINTEVMETFESMPILEEMKTSYLNYAMSVIVSRALPDVRDGLKPSQRRILVAMNDLSLGPRSKHRKCAKIAGDTSGNYHPHGESVVYPTLVRMGQHWSMRSMLVDPQGNFGSIDGDPPAAMRYTEARMTSVAMEMLQDLKQDTVDFIPNYDETRNEPVVLPSKFPNLLINGSTGIAVGMATNMAPHNLNEICDAAFMIMDNPDCSIAELMDVLPGPDFPTGGLICGRKGIYDAFTTGKGHVKLRCKHTIEETKSGKQRIVVTEIPYTVVKTNIVSKIADCVHEGILTEVSDVRDESDRKGLRIVVELKRDANADVVINKLFRYTQLSTTFAINNVALVNSRPETLNIKQLIIAYLDHRKEVIRRRTRFLLNKSQARAHILEGLILAVSDIDEIIELIKASPDAPTAKVNLMQKPLRLIETATLKNLLPEDFLNTMVQKDQFLTGPQADAILTMQLQKLTGLETEKLAKEFAALMDEIKGYQAILADEKLVLNMIKDDLQELKDKYGDSRRTEISDAFEDLDEEDLIADEETVVIISHQGYIKRMPIDTYRKQGRGGRGILGSDSKDDDFVEHLFVASTHDYLMIFTSDGKCYWLKVYKVPGMSRQSKGRSIANLLELGDEKIMSIKNVRTFDDRQLVFATRKGIIKKTTLSAYGNVRSNGIKAINLDDDDDLISVKITGGNDDILLATANGMSIRFNESDVRSVGRVSRGVKGITLRKGDEVVGMVKLEDGDTVLTVCENGYGKRTELEEYRTQSRGGKGIINIKVTERNGKVVGVLAVTDDDDVMMMTRNGIVIRTGLDQMRTIGRNTAGVRMIKVGESDVVSSIARLIKDDSEEDTDETVETAETETSETE, translated from the coding sequence GAGAGTATGCCGATTCTCGAAGAGATGAAAACTTCTTACCTCAACTACGCAATGAGCGTCATTGTCTCGCGTGCTTTGCCCGATGTACGCGACGGTTTAAAGCCGTCTCAGAGACGTATTCTTGTCGCGATGAATGACCTGAGCCTGGGCCCGCGAAGCAAACACCGTAAATGTGCCAAGATCGCCGGCGATACAAGCGGTAACTACCACCCGCACGGCGAGAGTGTCGTTTACCCGACACTGGTGCGTATGGGCCAGCACTGGAGCATGAGAAGTATGCTCGTTGACCCGCAGGGTAACTTCGGAAGCATCGACGGCGACCCCCCCGCCGCTATGCGTTACACCGAAGCCAGAATGACAAGCGTGGCAATGGAAATGCTCCAGGACCTCAAACAGGACACGGTGGATTTTATCCCCAACTACGATGAAACACGCAATGAGCCTGTGGTACTGCCCTCAAAATTTCCGAACCTGCTTATCAACGGCTCAACTGGTATTGCCGTGGGTATGGCGACAAACATGGCGCCGCACAACCTCAACGAAATATGTGATGCGGCATTTATGATAATGGACAATCCGGATTGCTCTATTGCCGAGCTGATGGATGTTCTGCCCGGGCCGGATTTCCCTACAGGAGGCTTAATATGCGGCAGAAAAGGAATTTACGATGCATTCACTACCGGCAAGGGACACGTAAAACTCCGCTGTAAGCACACTATAGAAGAAACTAAGAGCGGAAAACAGAGAATTGTCGTTACCGAGATACCCTACACCGTTGTAAAAACTAACATCGTTTCCAAAATAGCCGACTGTGTGCATGAGGGCATTCTCACGGAAGTCTCCGATGTACGTGATGAGTCAGACAGAAAAGGACTTAGAATCGTTGTCGAGCTAAAGAGAGATGCCAACGCAGATGTTGTTATCAACAAACTGTTCCGCTATACCCAGCTCTCGACAACCTTTGCGATAAACAACGTTGCACTTGTAAACAGCCGCCCGGAAACGCTGAATATCAAGCAGCTTATCATTGCATATCTTGACCACCGAAAAGAGGTTATCCGCAGACGTACCCGTTTCCTGCTGAACAAGTCTCAAGCCAGAGCGCATATACTTGAAGGTTTGATACTCGCGGTAAGCGATATAGATGAGATAATTGAGCTGATCAAGGCTTCCCCTGATGCCCCGACCGCGAAGGTCAATCTGATGCAGAAGCCGCTGCGGCTCATTGAAACGGCAACGCTCAAAAATCTGCTCCCGGAAGATTTTCTCAACACCATGGTTCAAAAGGACCAGTTCCTTACCGGACCGCAGGCTGACGCCATACTGACAATGCAGCTTCAGAAACTCACCGGACTGGAAACAGAAAAACTCGCAAAAGAATTTGCCGCCCTGATGGACGAGATAAAGGGTTACCAGGCAATCCTGGCAGACGAGAAACTCGTCCTGAATATGATAAAGGACGACCTGCAGGAACTCAAAGACAAATACGGCGACAGCCGCCGCACCGAAATATCTGACGCGTTTGAAGACCTCGACGAAGAAGACCTCATAGCGGACGAGGAAACTGTGGTAATCATCAGCCACCAGGGTTACATAAAACGTATGCCTATTGACACTTACCGCAAACAAGGACGCGGCGGCAGAGGAATACTCGGCTCGGATTCAAAAGACGATGACTTTGTAGAACACCTCTTCGTGGCTTCGACGCACGATTATCTTATGATATTCACAAGTGACGGCAAATGCTACTGGCTGAAGGTTTACAAAGTGCCGGGCATGTCACGCCAGAGCAAAGGCAGAAGCATCGCCAATCTGCTTGAGCTCGGCGATGAGAAAATAATGTCGATTAAAAACGTCCGTACGTTTGACGACAGGCAGCTCGTATTCGCCACACGCAAAGGCATCATAAAGAAGACCACGCTAAGTGCCTACGGAAATGTCAGATCCAACGGAATCAAGGCGATTAACCTTGATGACGATGATGATCTTATATCCGTTAAAATAACCGGCGGAAACGATGACATTCTTCTGGCTACGGCAAACGGCATGTCAATTCGGTTCAATGAATCAGATGTCCGTTCTGTAGGCCGCGTATCACGAGGCGTCAAGGGTATTACCCTGCGTAAAGGCGACGAGGTCGTCGGCATGGTAAAACTCGAAGACGGCGACACGGTACTGACGGTCTGCGAAAACGGCTACGGCAAACGGACTGAACTGGAAGAATACCGGACGCAGTCACGCGGCGGAAAGGGCATTATAAACATCAAGGTTACCGAGCGTAACGGCAAGGTTGTCGGCGTGCTGGCGGTAACTGATGATGACGATGTTATGATGATGACGCGAAACGGAATCGTTATACGCACCGGCCTGGACCAGATGCGGACTATCGGAAGAAACACAGCGGGCGTTAGAATGATAAAAGTCGGCGAATCTGATGTTGTATCCTCGATAGCACGGCTGATCAAAGATGATTCAGAGGAAGATACGGACGAAACCGTTGAGACTGCTGAAACTGAAACTTCGGAAACAGAATAA